CCGACCCCGGTGAACCAGCTCGCCGGCTTCGCCACGCCCGAGGCGCGCATGGTGATCGTGACGCCATACGACAAAAGCGCACTGGGTGCCATCGAGCGTGCCATCCGCGATTCGGACCTAGGTGTGAACCCGGGCAACGACGGCTCGATCATCCGCGTCGCGCTGCCGCTGCTGACCGAGGAACGTCGCAAGGAGTACATCAAGGTCGCCCGGCACAAGGCCGAGGACGCCCGGGTGTCCATTCGCAACATCCGCCGGCACGCCATGGACCACCTGCACAAGTTGCAGAAGGACGGCGACGCCGGCGAGGACGAGGTGCGGCGCGCGGAGAAGCACTTGGAGGACGTCACCCACAAGCACGTCGCCGCGGTCGACGACATGCTCAAGCACAAGGAAG
The DNA window shown above is from Sporichthyaceae bacterium and carries:
- the frr gene encoding ribosome recycling factor, with the translated sequence MIDDILLEAEDKMEKAVEVGKEDFAAIRTGRANPAMFSKIMVDYYGSPTPVNQLAGFATPEARMVIVTPYDKSALGAIERAIRDSDLGVNPGNDGSIIRVALPLLTEERRKEYIKVARHKAEDARVSIRNIRRHAMDHLHKLQKDGDAGEDEVRRAEKHLEDVTHKHVAAVDDMLKHKEAELLEV